The following are encoded together in the Candidatus Hinthialibacter antarcticus genome:
- a CDS encoding ATP-binding protein: MDAAQIHEVDERERMLFRLLLVNKWFIIPTTVAYEWILSTSAFRSAIYHFVTPTIIYTAVSLLFVLMLWMSHRRDSEGRLKNRHTIAWLNGLSLGADASFVFFLIFVPDAGNYLWFLFLQPMAVMLLAPRFKKFTQLLLDSVFGGVIVIAIYGLLSSYQSPTGAPKYIFSDMLLSLAGLFYMWVSARVFHVWIDALNRQCHALARRNDFWTDIQQQFPVKFFIVDDKGKLEVASEAARQIIELPKSKVDDWPEATQSIRNALLLRFHAETPMDEMITLPDDDRPETVQILPTFLGLQNKRYCIALISERDPKQPPAAGIMRSDRLTIAGQIAAGLAHELGNPLGIIRSCAAYVRQKADEDDPNREELELIETETTRCQNMIDRLLSLASPKRDTPAHHDLRDILQSSTALVKYQAGTRIIETSLPKQAVPIFVNEGQLTAVFVNLLLNALQSMEQAPLDAKLRVHMRVRGAEAIIDVTDEGSGIAKEELDKIFDPFFTKKASGTGLGLSIVHQIIYSMNGRIEVASTEGAGTTFTVHLPLEESDAL; the protein is encoded by the coding sequence ATGGACGCCGCGCAAATTCACGAAGTTGACGAACGCGAACGCATGTTGTTCCGGCTCTTGCTGGTCAACAAGTGGTTTATTATTCCCACCACGGTCGCGTATGAGTGGATCCTCTCGACCTCGGCGTTTCGTTCGGCGATTTATCATTTCGTCACGCCGACCATTATCTATACGGCGGTTTCGCTGCTGTTTGTCTTGATGTTGTGGATGAGCCATCGCCGCGATTCCGAAGGGCGCCTCAAAAACCGCCATACCATCGCCTGGCTCAATGGGCTGTCGTTGGGCGCCGACGCCTCGTTTGTGTTTTTCTTGATCTTTGTTCCCGACGCGGGCAATTACTTGTGGTTTTTGTTCTTACAGCCGATGGCGGTGATGTTGTTGGCGCCGCGTTTCAAGAAGTTTACCCAATTATTGTTGGACAGCGTCTTCGGCGGCGTGATTGTGATTGCGATTTACGGCCTCTTGAGTTCGTATCAATCGCCTACCGGCGCGCCGAAATATATTTTTTCCGACATGCTATTGAGTCTGGCGGGGTTGTTCTATATGTGGGTGAGCGCCCGCGTCTTTCACGTTTGGATCGACGCGCTCAACCGCCAATGTCACGCCTTAGCGCGGCGCAATGATTTTTGGACTGATATTCAACAGCAGTTTCCGGTGAAATTTTTCATCGTGGACGACAAGGGCAAACTCGAAGTCGCCTCTGAAGCGGCGCGGCAAATCATCGAACTGCCCAAATCGAAAGTTGATGATTGGCCGGAAGCCACCCAGTCGATCCGTAACGCCCTGCTGTTGCGCTTTCACGCCGAAACCCCAATGGATGAAATGATTACCCTGCCGGACGATGACCGGCCTGAGACCGTGCAAATCCTGCCGACCTTTTTGGGGCTGCAAAACAAACGCTACTGTATCGCGTTGATCTCGGAGCGCGATCCCAAACAACCCCCGGCGGCGGGCATCATGCGCTCAGACCGCTTGACCATCGCGGGACAAATTGCGGCGGGATTGGCGCATGAGTTAGGCAACCCGCTGGGCATTATTCGATCTTGCGCGGCTTACGTCCGCCAAAAAGCCGACGAAGACGACCCCAACCGCGAAGAACTGGAACTGATCGAGACCGAAACCACCCGCTGTCAAAATATGATTGACCGCTTGTTGTCGCTGGCCTCGCCCAAGCGCGACACGCCCGCCCACCATGACTTGCGCGATATTCTTCAGAGTTCCACCGCGTTGGTGAAATACCAAGCCGGGACGCGCATCATTGAAACCTCGCTGCCCAAACAGGCGGTCCCGATTTTCGTGAATGAAGGCCAGCTGACGGCGGTGTTTGTCAATCTGTTATTAAACGCCTTACAGAGCATGGAGCAGGCGCCGCTGGACGCCAAACTGCGCGTTCACATGCGGGTGCGCGGCGCAGAAGCGATCATCGACGTGACCGACGAAGGCTCCGGCATCGCCAAAGAAGAACTCGACAAAATTTTTGACCCGTTTTTTACCAAAAAAGCCAGCGGCACCGGGCTTGGCCTCTCGATTGTCCACCAAATCATTTATTCTATGAACGGTCGAATCGAAGTCGCCAGCACCGAAGGCGCCGGTACGACCTTCACCGTACATTTACCCCTTGAGGAGAGCGACGCGCTGTAA
- a CDS encoding DUF5615 family PIN-like protein → MKIKLDENLGRAVALLFRESGYDVETVRQEGLSGATDQQLIQVCQAEKRCLVTLDLDFSNPLVFNPSDYSGIVVLRVPPNPAYQDFIEFSKNLLSKLTDNSIDGNLWIVQRNQIRIYKPD, encoded by the coding sequence ATGAAAATCAAACTTGACGAAAACCTGGGTCGAGCAGTTGCGCTCCTGTTTCGAGAATCTGGATATGATGTTGAAACAGTGCGCCAAGAGGGGTTATCAGGCGCGACCGATCAGCAGTTGATTCAAGTATGCCAGGCGGAAAAACGATGCCTGGTTACTCTCGATTTAGATTTTAGCAATCCTCTTGTATTCAATCCATCGGATTATTCAGGGATCGTTGTACTGAGAGTCCCTCCGAATCCCGCCTATCAAGATTTTATAGAATTTTCAAAAAATCTCTTATCTAAATTGACTGACAATTCTATTGATGGAAATCTGTGGATTGTTCAGCGCAATCAAATTCGGATATATAAACCCGACTAG
- a CDS encoding DUF433 domain-containing protein, which produces MGMKKEQIMEHISVDPNVCFGKPCIRGRRIWVSLVLDLLADGMSHETMIAEFEINELDIRACLAYGAEMSRESFVPILLET; this is translated from the coding sequence ATGGGGATGAAAAAAGAGCAAATAATGGAGCATATCAGTGTGGATCCAAATGTTTGTTTTGGAAAACCCTGTATTCGCGGCAGGCGCATCTGGGTTTCTTTGGTTCTGGATCTTCTAGCGGATGGGATGAGCCATGAGACGATGATTGCAGAATTTGAAATTAATGAATTAGATATACGCGCATGCCTCGCGTATGGCGCAGAAATGTCGCGTGAGAGTTTTGTCCCCATTTTATTAGAAACATGA
- a CDS encoding DUF4159 domain-containing protein encodes MKPIAVFVIFLFCAASVAFAQPTGDLTLARLKYSGGGDWYGDPTSLTNLLTQLRERFAMKTALEETVIAPGASDIFSYPIVYMTGHGTVRFSDAERANLREYLRRGGFLWADDNYGLDESFREEMAKLFPDASLTPLPHDHPVFHSCYPFENGPPKIHEHDGKPPQVLGIYSEGRLVVMYSYETDIGDGIESKGVHPQDSPQVRDEAMNMALNIILYALSN; translated from the coding sequence ATGAAACCGATTGCCGTATTTGTCATTTTTTTATTCTGCGCTGCAAGCGTTGCCTTCGCGCAACCGACCGGCGATTTGACCCTCGCGCGGCTCAAATACAGCGGCGGCGGCGATTGGTACGGCGACCCGACTTCGCTGACCAATTTGCTTACGCAATTGCGCGAACGCTTCGCCATGAAAACCGCGCTCGAAGAAACCGTGATTGCGCCCGGCGCTTCCGATATTTTTTCGTACCCGATTGTCTATATGACCGGACACGGCACCGTGCGTTTCTCCGACGCCGAGCGGGCCAACCTGCGCGAGTATCTTCGACGCGGCGGCTTTTTGTGGGCGGACGACAACTACGGCCTCGACGAGTCGTTTCGCGAGGAAATGGCGAAACTGTTTCCCGACGCATCGCTGACGCCCTTGCCGCATGACCACCCGGTGTTTCATTCATGCTACCCGTTTGAGAATGGCCCGCCCAAAATTCATGAACACGATGGTAAGCCGCCGCAGGTTTTGGGGATTTATTCCGAAGGCCGTTTGGTGGTGATGTATTCGTATGAAACCGACATCGGCGACGGCATCGAGAGCAAGGGCGTGCATCCGCAAGATTCGCCGCAGGTTCGCGATGAAGCCATGAATATGGCGCTGAATATTATTCTGTATGCATTGTCGAATTAG
- the thpR gene encoding RNA 2',3'-cyclic phosphodiesterase, whose translation MRAFLSIHLSESVQNQVGRLQNQLAPELPGIRWTRPANCHLTLKFLGDIEPATETAIANCLPGVAMQFSPFTVEFKGVGQFPPRGALSVLWIGVEQGGAALLALEAAVREGLRDADVEFDAQSFVPHLTIARAPRGRKIFLRSPKRFESFSLATMTVSCVSLMQSVLDPKGAIYTERVRFPFSAG comes from the coding sequence ATGCGAGCGTTTTTATCCATCCATCTTTCTGAGAGTGTACAGAACCAAGTCGGGCGGTTACAGAACCAGTTGGCGCCTGAGTTGCCCGGCATTCGCTGGACGCGTCCCGCCAATTGCCACCTGACGCTAAAATTTTTAGGCGATATAGAACCAGCAACAGAAACCGCTATCGCGAATTGCTTGCCCGGCGTTGCTATGCAATTTTCGCCGTTTACGGTCGAATTCAAAGGCGTAGGGCAATTTCCGCCGCGTGGAGCGTTATCGGTTTTGTGGATCGGGGTCGAGCAGGGCGGCGCGGCGTTGCTGGCGTTAGAGGCCGCCGTCCGCGAGGGGCTGCGCGACGCTGACGTCGAATTCGACGCACAATCCTTCGTGCCTCATTTGACCATCGCGCGGGCGCCGCGTGGACGCAAAATATTTCTGCGTTCGCCAAAGCGGTTTGAGTCGTTCTCTCTCGCAACCATGACGGTCTCCTGCGTGTCTCTGATGCAAAGCGTTCTCGATCCCAAAGGGGCGATCTATACTGAGCGGGTGCGGTTTCCATTCTCCGCAGGGTAA
- a CDS encoding glycosyltransferase family 39 protein — MKLWAPVLWGVVLFAAWFAQGLLLDGRLDAGLLTYLAASAGLCVLIKPPKQSELNLTRSQERPAIIYDVSTPLVCAAAALGLFSCGAAALGVMQNPAWFWAALICWIAFLGLCLLASHKILRTLFSNLYNETWAPPAALALITLTLGLFKLTDIPVTVHGDEGMVGLHARMALHGNIETIFSSSWYSIPQLFFAIPAMVMSMVGDNLFGLRFTSTLLGVAIVLMTYRAARSFGGEAAAFAAGLMLAANQWFLYLMHSGVQYIQAPFFLVGTLLLWNRVNQTRSIGLCILSGVWLGLAMQSYQASHILPLLWALSQLWLFVWRRIDARWLALSLLLPLVFLLLTLGPLLTHDLCKISRLDFLSSRAQSIFIWNQDAETSHSTQRWRNQVERALLAPVLYLDQSAQFGGDAPMLDHISAALFVLAAGVALLRFYDPRRAAPLLWTLAIMFTGAALLMDAPFYPRLAGLAPLLFILIAGLFHEIETTALHMRLQWPTRIAVGLLIAFALSSNVHEFFGRYAHETSPRSIHYPQTQLAYWIQQLPPQTQTYVFAGPHCSAQSGTVRFIANGFQPRNVASVDEIPSLEQSVIVVDPTKKQLLPVIQNQFAGGKVTLHRNPFGDLMFYTVSL; from the coding sequence TTGAAACTCTGGGCGCCGGTCTTATGGGGCGTTGTTCTGTTCGCGGCCTGGTTCGCGCAAGGCTTGCTTTTGGACGGGCGCCTGGATGCGGGGCTTCTGACTTACCTGGCTGCAAGCGCGGGGCTATGCGTTCTTATCAAGCCGCCCAAACAAAGCGAACTCAATCTCACACGCTCCCAAGAACGCCCCGCAATCATTTACGACGTCTCGACGCCATTGGTGTGCGCCGCAGCCGCATTGGGGCTATTCTCGTGCGGCGCCGCCGCGCTGGGCGTAATGCAAAACCCCGCATGGTTTTGGGCGGCGCTGATTTGCTGGATTGCGTTTCTGGGTTTATGTCTGCTCGCGTCACATAAAATACTGCGCACTCTATTTTCAAACCTCTACAACGAAACCTGGGCGCCGCCCGCAGCGCTGGCGCTTATCACCCTCACGCTGGGTTTATTCAAACTAACGGACATCCCCGTAACCGTGCACGGCGACGAGGGCATGGTGGGGCTGCACGCCCGCATGGCGTTGCATGGAAATATTGAAACCATATTTTCATCGTCGTGGTATTCGATCCCGCAATTGTTTTTCGCTATCCCGGCGATGGTCATGTCAATGGTTGGCGACAACCTGTTCGGCCTGCGTTTTACCTCCACGCTTCTCGGCGTCGCCATTGTGTTGATGACCTATCGCGCGGCGCGTAGTTTTGGCGGTGAGGCCGCCGCGTTCGCCGCAGGGTTGATGCTGGCGGCAAACCAATGGTTTTTATATTTGATGCATAGCGGGGTGCAATATATTCAGGCGCCGTTTTTTCTGGTTGGGACGTTATTATTGTGGAACCGCGTCAATCAAACGCGCTCCATCGGGTTGTGCATTCTCAGCGGCGTTTGGCTGGGGCTGGCGATGCAGTCGTATCAGGCCAGCCATATTCTCCCGCTGCTTTGGGCCTTGTCGCAACTGTGGCTGTTCGTCTGGCGGCGCATCGACGCCCGTTGGCTGGCGCTATCGCTATTGCTCCCGCTCGTATTTCTGTTACTCACATTGGGGCCGCTGCTCACGCATGATTTGTGTAAAATATCCCGCTTGGATTTTCTCAGTTCGCGCGCGCAATCCATTTTTATTTGGAACCAAGACGCCGAAACCAGCCATTCGACTCAACGCTGGCGCAACCAGGTCGAACGGGCGCTGTTGGCTCCGGTGCTCTATTTAGACCAGAGCGCGCAATTCGGCGGCGACGCGCCCATGTTAGACCACATCAGCGCGGCGCTGTTTGTACTCGCGGCGGGCGTCGCCCTGTTGCGTTTTTATGACCCACGCCGCGCAGCGCCGCTGCTTTGGACGCTCGCCATTATGTTTACAGGCGCGGCGCTACTCATGGACGCGCCCTTTTACCCGCGCCTGGCTGGTCTGGCGCCGCTGCTCTTTATTTTAATCGCCGGGTTATTTCACGAGATCGAAACTACTGCGCTCCACATGCGCCTGCAATGGCCCACGCGCATCGCCGTCGGCCTCTTGATCGCGTTTGCGCTGTCGTCGAATGTGCACGAATTTTTTGGGCGCTACGCCCACGAAACCAGCCCGCGCAGCATCCATTATCCGCAAACGCAACTGGCGTATTGGATCCAACAACTGCCGCCTCAAACGCAAACGTACGTCTTTGCAGGCCCGCATTGCTCTGCGCAAAGCGGGACGGTGCGTTTTATCGCAAATGGATTTCAGCCGCGCAACGTCGCGTCCGTTGATGAAATCCCATCTTTAGAACAAAGCGTGATTGTGGTGGACCCGACGAAGAAACAATTGTTGCCTGTGATTCAGAACCAATTTGCAGGGGGGAAAGTAACGCTGCACCGCAACCCGTTCGGCGACTTGATGTTTTATACGGTCTCGTTATGA
- a CDS encoding GAF domain-containing protein has protein sequence MTEPYSQHIRFQDIAANPYVIALQQGVQVILPEARWWIADETFTRSPFPGETEPLYCEDAGDGSLCKQTLAEQAKRQSSIVVCDHGRLQGFVRFQYRDEFLGGLGVCNLPTEQRPLLEKILIMVEGYFALLSGALEDHDDLELVHSILGETITLVELDRLLQRQSDALSQALGASRSVILLINEDGEFYPAHIKNYPAGLLKRRDLEVTRYDYVAPHGGEESSLRLLEADDPLRKWLRDALSALNHAIDEDADCWAISFYRNAYLIGMFLTFDPASGSMSVVKQNLIRLLATGGAAALDYALTLERMKKRHKALSTIHIVHRLISSSFTTNEILPKIGQLTLQLLQAQRCSIMLCDAEREVLLPKVSLGLDEDETGAKETKIGEGLAGWVAENFNPVIFHPACDTPPWPATGETYPAESYLSVALFDTDIEGVVTVAGKKGDFTPGDREILVTFAEQAVLAIKNARTHEGERIFTIKALTSIANLIESQDPGVPGVTAATCRWAQRIAAFLQLGESDIQNIVYAALLNESGMLRTFGSQTPYEEQRQKGPQLSLRMTESLGLPDDAGRIVYHINELWSGEGYPDKLKGREIPLGSRIIAIAYAFSALLNRNGRSVEDGRQGLLKAHRTLSRFNERSYDPEIIEQLKTVIEAMSDDEVEDELNPKS, from the coding sequence ATGACTGAACCCTATTCACAACACATCCGGTTTCAAGACATTGCCGCCAATCCGTATGTGATTGCGCTGCAGCAGGGCGTGCAAGTCATTTTGCCCGAAGCGCGATGGTGGATCGCCGACGAAACTTTCACCCGTTCGCCGTTTCCCGGCGAGACCGAGCCGCTCTATTGTGAAGACGCTGGCGACGGCTCTCTCTGCAAACAAACGCTGGCTGAACAAGCCAAACGCCAGTCTTCCATTGTGGTTTGCGACCACGGTCGCTTGCAGGGGTTTGTGCGTTTTCAATACCGCGATGAATTTTTGGGCGGACTGGGCGTTTGCAACTTGCCCACCGAACAACGGCCGCTGCTCGAAAAAATTCTTATCATGGTCGAAGGCTATTTTGCGTTGTTGTCGGGCGCGCTTGAAGACCATGACGACCTTGAACTAGTCCATTCCATTCTGGGCGAAACCATCACGCTGGTTGAACTCGACCGCCTGCTGCAACGCCAGTCGGACGCGTTGAGCCAGGCGTTGGGCGCCAGCCGCAGCGTCATTTTATTAATCAACGAAGACGGCGAATTTTATCCGGCCCATATCAAGAATTACCCCGCCGGGTTGTTGAAGCGCCGCGACCTTGAAGTCACTCGTTACGATTACGTCGCCCCTCACGGCGGCGAAGAAAGTTCGCTGCGCTTGCTGGAAGCCGACGACCCGCTTCGCAAATGGCTGCGCGACGCGTTGTCGGCCCTGAACCACGCGATTGATGAAGACGCCGACTGCTGGGCGATTTCGTTTTATCGCAATGCCTATTTGATCGGCATGTTTTTGACGTTCGATCCCGCCTCGGGCAGCATGTCAGTGGTGAAGCAAAACCTGATTCGTTTGCTCGCGACCGGCGGCGCCGCTGCGTTGGATTATGCGCTCACCTTGGAACGCATGAAAAAACGTCACAAAGCGCTTTCAACGATCCATATCGTCCACCGTCTGATCTCGTCCAGTTTCACCACCAATGAAATATTACCCAAAATCGGGCAATTAACGCTGCAACTGCTCCAGGCGCAACGCTGCTCGATCATGTTATGCGACGCTGAGCGCGAGGTGCTGCTTCCCAAGGTTTCACTTGGGTTGGACGAAGATGAAACGGGCGCAAAAGAAACGAAAATCGGCGAAGGGTTGGCCGGTTGGGTGGCGGAAAACTTTAATCCCGTCATCTTCCACCCCGCCTGTGACACGCCGCCCTGGCCTGCAACCGGCGAGACCTATCCCGCCGAGTCGTATTTGTCGGTCGCGCTGTTTGACACCGACATCGAAGGCGTGGTGACCGTAGCGGGCAAGAAGGGCGACTTTACCCCGGGCGACCGGGAGATTCTGGTGACCTTCGCTGAGCAGGCGGTATTGGCGATTAAAAACGCCCGCACTCATGAAGGCGAGCGTATCTTCACCATCAAGGCGCTGACCAGCATCGCCAATTTGATTGAGAGCCAAGACCCCGGCGTGCCGGGCGTGACGGCGGCGACCTGCCGTTGGGCGCAGCGCATTGCGGCGTTTCTACAACTGGGCGAGTCGGATATTCAAAACATCGTCTATGCGGCGCTGCTGAATGAATCGGGCATGTTGCGCACTTTCGGCAGCCAGACCCCCTATGAAGAACAGCGCCAAAAAGGGCCGCAACTCAGTCTGCGAATGACCGAAAGCCTGGGCTTGCCCGACGACGCCGGACGCATCGTCTATCACATCAATGAACTGTGGAGCGGCGAGGGCTATCCCGATAAGCTAAAAGGGCGCGAGATCCCGCTGGGGTCGCGCATCATCGCGATTGCGTATGCGTTCTCGGCGCTGTTGAACCGAAACGGGCGTTCGGTTGAAGATGGACGCCAAGGGTTGCTGAAAGCCCATCGCACCTTATCGCGTTTCAATGAACGCAGTTATGATCCTGAGATCATCGAGCAGTTAAAAACCGTCATCGAAGCGATGTCAGACGACGAAGTCGAAGACGAACTCAACCCCAAGTCATAA
- the glnD gene encoding [protein-PII] uridylyltransferase: MVLAAPVESEISKIYGQYKENLSKIREMHEHGHDSRDIVREITNATDSMVIQLLSEHLHKRFNQSEMPPNLLLLAQGGYGRREMHPKSDVDILFLYQSALTAEQGELVKSFFRTLFDLGFQVGHCCRSFRQSLDMAYNDPHSQSALSESRFLAGDWRLFEEFKELLWRNSRRYRKEYIRGKITEREKRHKRFGSTINITEPNIKESPGGLRDYHFGLWLGSLMVGHTLKLLHLKRSHIIDDELMERVDAALTFVWRLRTDLHFLTGKEQDVLIMPLQHEVSTRLGYVDRDGHLSEEEMMRDYFTHAKALRDFAEIMQEKCKPRTFFERYLPQPKKKLSEGFYTRGNVLHIPPNLHFFEHNPQRILMAFVHAAVHQKVMSSEAVLAIRDNLELLDEAFRQDRQNAGLLQRFFSLPCPIHNEVRLMRDTGVLERLFPEWKPISFLVRYDLAHKYTVDEHLLLCLQHLETFGEDSMSFARERARIWAECKHRDVVRLAVLMHDIGKGSNEDHSTRGAFVVAEVGKRLRMPERQKNQLIFLVKYHLLMSHIAQHRDLSDPDVNADFSDAFENQIELDMMYLLTYVDIQSVSKDSMTEWKNNLLWQLYCSTREVFLSEGETDEDKQEKIKSRKESLIDALSDKFSRELVQNHLDFFPPSYMIHQSRKTIAQHIRGIAHFDGEIPVVTLESHVDAACRNLFIAFRDKVGLFNRICTAIMLENFGIIEANLNTRRDGMVVNNIVIRDEIGNTEIDEMRERLLKERIQMLLRKDGELPVIPVSMNKSVIGRSSFKTRVKVLNDVSARFTVLEIYCVDQSGLLQRLSSAISSLNMNIDFARLVTQGNRVVDVFYITDCNGEKILDADTLEQLKQLVKKVANDGLQDD; this comes from the coding sequence ATGGTTCTTGCCGCCCCGGTTGAATCGGAAATATCAAAAATTTACGGGCAATATAAAGAAAATTTGTCCAAAATTCGCGAGATGCACGAGCACGGTCACGATTCTCGCGATATTGTTCGTGAAATCACCAACGCCACCGACTCGATGGTGATTCAGCTGTTATCGGAGCATCTCCACAAGCGATTTAATCAGTCGGAGATGCCGCCCAACCTGCTTCTCCTGGCGCAAGGCGGTTACGGGCGCCGCGAGATGCACCCCAAATCGGATGTTGACATCCTGTTTTTATATCAGTCCGCCCTCACCGCCGAACAAGGCGAACTGGTCAAATCGTTCTTTCGGACGCTGTTTGATTTAGGTTTTCAGGTGGGGCATTGCTGCCGCAGTTTTCGTCAGTCGCTCGACATGGCCTACAACGACCCCCATAGCCAGAGCGCATTGAGCGAGAGCCGCTTTCTCGCCGGCGACTGGCGCCTGTTTGAAGAATTTAAAGAACTGCTGTGGCGCAATAGCCGCCGCTATCGAAAAGAATATATTCGCGGAAAAATCACCGAGCGCGAAAAACGCCATAAACGCTTTGGCAGCACTATCAACATTACCGAACCGAACATCAAAGAAAGCCCCGGCGGGCTGCGCGACTATCACTTCGGCCTCTGGCTGGGGTCGCTGATGGTGGGGCATACTCTCAAACTGTTGCACCTCAAGCGCAGCCATATTATCGACGACGAACTGATGGAACGCGTCGACGCGGCCTTGACATTCGTCTGGCGGCTTCGGACGGACCTGCACTTTTTGACGGGAAAAGAACAAGACGTTCTCATCATGCCGCTGCAGCATGAAGTCTCGACCCGGCTTGGGTATGTTGACCGCGACGGCCATCTCTCTGAAGAAGAGATGATGCGCGACTACTTCACCCATGCCAAAGCGTTGCGCGATTTCGCTGAGATCATGCAGGAAAAGTGCAAACCCAGAACGTTCTTTGAACGCTACCTGCCCCAGCCCAAAAAAAAGTTGTCGGAAGGGTTTTATACCCGGGGCAATGTACTGCACATCCCGCCGAACCTGCATTTCTTTGAACACAACCCGCAGCGTATTTTAATGGCCTTTGTCCATGCTGCCGTCCATCAAAAAGTGATGTCGTCTGAAGCAGTCCTGGCGATTCGCGATAACCTGGAACTCTTGGATGAAGCCTTTCGCCAAGACCGCCAAAATGCGGGCCTGCTGCAGCGGTTTTTCTCGCTGCCGTGCCCCATTCACAACGAAGTGCGCTTGATGCGCGACACCGGCGTTCTCGAGCGCTTGTTTCCTGAGTGGAAACCGATCTCGTTTTTGGTGCGCTACGATCTCGCCCATAAATATACGGTGGATGAACACTTGCTGTTGTGCTTGCAGCATCTAGAAACCTTCGGCGAAGATTCCATGAGTTTCGCCCGTGAGCGGGCGCGCATCTGGGCGGAATGTAAACATCGCGACGTGGTGCGGCTGGCGGTGTTGATGCACGACATCGGCAAGGGCAGCAACGAAGACCACTCGACCCGCGGCGCCTTCGTCGTCGCCGAAGTCGGCAAACGGCTTCGTATGCCCGAACGCCAGAAAAACCAGCTGATCTTTCTCGTTAAATATCACCTCTTAATGAGCCATATCGCCCAACACCGCGACTTATCAGACCCCGACGTAAACGCCGACTTCAGTGATGCGTTTGAAAACCAAATTGAACTCGACATGATGTATTTGCTCACTTATGTTGACATTCAGTCCGTCTCGAAAGATTCAATGACGGAATGGAAAAATAATCTACTCTGGCAATTATATTGTTCTACGCGAGAGGTGTTCTTAAGCGAAGGCGAGACCGACGAAGACAAACAAGAAAAAATAAAATCGCGAAAAGAATCGCTGATTGACGCTCTCTCAGACAAGTTCAGCCGGGAACTGGTACAAAACCATCTCGATTTTTTCCCGCCCAGCTATATGATTCACCAATCGCGCAAGACCATTGCCCAGCATATTCGCGGCATCGCCCATTTCGACGGCGAGATTCCCGTGGTGACGTTGGAGTCGCACGTCGACGCGGCCTGCCGTAATTTGTTCATCGCTTTTCGCGACAAGGTCGGTCTGTTTAACCGTATTTGCACCGCCATCATGCTGGAAAATTTCGGCATCATTGAAGCCAATCTCAATACCCGCCGCGACGGCATGGTCGTCAATAACATTGTCATTCGAGATGAAATCGGAAACACGGAAATTGATGAAATGCGGGAGCGTCTATTAAAAGAGCGCATCCAGATGCTCTTGCGAAAAGACGGCGAGCTGCCAGTGATCCCTGTGTCAATGAATAAATCGGTGATTGGACGCAGCAGTTTCAAAACCCGCGTAAAGGTGCTCAATGACGTCTCAGCGCGCTTCACGGTGTTAGAAATATATTGCGTTGACCAATCCGGGCTGCTGCAGCGCTTGTCTTCCGCCATTTCTTCATTAAATATGAACATTGATTTCGCCCGCCTGGTGACCCAGGGCAACCGGGTGGTTGACGTGTTTTACATCACCGACTGCAACGGCGAAAAAATACTAGATGCGGATACGCTGGAACAGCTGAAACAATTGGTCAAAAAAGTAGCGAACGACGGGCTGCAAGATGACTGA
- a CDS encoding DUF559 domain-containing protein, whose product MAPTERILWRRLRLRKMLNLHVRRQCPAGNYIADFLIPDCKIVIELDGESHDFSVEHYKQRDEFFQNKGYLVLRFKNEDIHDRLDEVLEAIYAACSQQG is encoded by the coding sequence ATTGCACCCACAGAACGAATTCTCTGGCGACGATTGCGGCTCAGGAAAATGCTCAATCTGCATGTTCGCAGGCAGTGTCCTGCTGGAAACTATATTGCTGATTTTCTGATTCCCGATTGCAAGATTGTGATTGAACTCGACGGCGAATCGCATGATTTTTCTGTTGAACACTACAAGCAACGAGATGAATTCTTTCAAAATAAAGGCTATCTTGTGCTCCGTTTCAAAAATGAAGATATACATGATCGGCTAGACGAGGTTCTTGAGGCCATTTACGCTGCGTGTAGCCAACAGGGCTAA